One region of Edaphobacter bradus genomic DNA includes:
- a CDS encoding alkaline phosphatase family protein: protein MQTRSSHLASTSQLRSKTRREFLRAAGMTFAASRMLAVTPTPVARQMRGKKTVVVTFGGGARDEETFAPEGQRYIPHLLGELIPQATFFTQVVNRGILGHYVATASLASGCYETFNNFAPVSPQNPTFFEYVRRGLRRDARDVWVIAPSNGFQGIGESTHGSYGSGFGATVVLPKRLLEGTNTSQIPHLEGLLRDSYESPLSLPEARASEVSLHELSRLLQLSVSDFQSHARSLRSPDELSLYIAKHVMETLAPSVLWITLHDIDVAHSGAFSLYTEAIVRSDGICAEIWRTIQSNPEYKGKTSLFILPDFGRDGDNEPSGNGFQHHRTGDALSRTTWLLALGPGIRENAVVDRPVESIDLVPTLGRLLGCDTPLAQGHLLHEVL from the coding sequence TTGCAGACGAGGTCTTCACATCTCGCCTCGACATCACAGCTTCGGTCCAAGACGAGGCGAGAGTTCCTGCGCGCGGCCGGGATGACGTTCGCCGCCTCCAGGATGTTGGCTGTCACCCCAACTCCTGTGGCGCGCCAGATGCGGGGAAAGAAGACCGTCGTCGTGACGTTCGGCGGTGGCGCCCGAGACGAGGAGACCTTTGCGCCGGAGGGACAGAGGTACATTCCCCATCTTCTGGGAGAACTGATCCCGCAGGCTACCTTCTTCACTCAGGTCGTCAATCGAGGAATCCTCGGCCACTATGTGGCGACGGCCAGCCTTGCCTCGGGATGCTATGAGACCTTCAACAACTTTGCTCCGGTATCGCCGCAGAACCCGACGTTCTTCGAGTACGTTCGTCGCGGGCTGAGGCGCGATGCAAGGGATGTCTGGGTGATCGCTCCCAGCAATGGGTTCCAAGGGATTGGTGAGAGCACTCACGGTAGCTACGGAAGCGGTTTCGGGGCCACCGTGGTCCTTCCGAAGCGACTGCTGGAAGGCACGAATACCAGCCAGATCCCCCATCTCGAGGGTCTCTTGCGCGATTCGTATGAATCACCACTATCCCTGCCGGAGGCTCGGGCCTCGGAGGTCTCACTTCACGAACTATCTCGGCTCCTGCAACTCTCCGTGTCGGACTTCCAGTCCCATGCGCGCTCGCTCAGGAGTCCAGATGAGCTCTCGTTGTACATCGCGAAGCATGTGATGGAGACCCTCGCCCCGAGCGTCCTGTGGATCACGCTGCACGATATCGACGTTGCTCATAGTGGAGCCTTCTCCCTCTACACCGAAGCGATCGTGCGCTCAGATGGCATCTGTGCTGAGATATGGAGGACGATTCAGTCAAACCCGGAGTATAAGGGCAAGACAAGTCTCTTTATCCTTCCCGACTTCGGGCGCGATGGAGACAACGAACCCAGCGGCAACGGATTTCAACACCACCGCACCGGTGATGCCCTTTCGCGCACCACATGGCTGCTGGCTCTAGGCCCCGGGATCCGAGAAAATGCCGTCGTCGACCGCCCTGTCGAATCCATCGACCTCGTTCCAACTCTTGGAAGGTTGCTCGGTTGCGATACCCCTCTAGCGCAAGGGCACCTCCTTCACGAGGTACTATGA
- a CDS encoding HugZ family pyridoxamine 5'-phosphate oxidase gives MSPTEPATRQHAFTGPVLPQLPEPTHAERVRTLMSLVPFGTLSTLSRKHPGFPFGSLMPFALDSSGRPLFLISNMAMHTLNLKTDPRCSLFVGQLAADGDALGAARATLFGTAEPVPQNDIADAREKYLSRHENSRYWVNFADFSFFRLQPIDVYYVGGFGVMGWVEARDYEQAAPDPLAEAAPGILAHMNADHIDSMILLARAHVRFEATEATMTSVDRLGFSLRLKTNEGMKGTRINFPHEVVTPQQTRTVLVEMVRQARVGG, from the coding sequence ATGTCGCCGACCGAACCTGCAACCCGCCAGCACGCATTCACGGGGCCAGTGTTGCCGCAATTGCCTGAACCAACCCACGCCGAGCGGGTCCGGACTCTCATGTCGCTCGTCCCGTTCGGCACGCTCTCGACGCTTTCCCGCAAGCATCCGGGATTCCCGTTTGGGTCCCTGATGCCATTCGCGCTCGATTCTTCCGGACGCCCCCTCTTCCTCATCAGCAATATGGCCATGCACACGCTGAACCTGAAGACCGACCCGCGATGCAGCCTCTTCGTCGGCCAACTAGCAGCCGACGGGGATGCGCTTGGGGCCGCCCGGGCAACTCTGTTCGGCACCGCCGAACCCGTGCCTCAGAACGACATAGCTGACGCTCGGGAGAAATACCTCTCTCGTCATGAGAATAGTCGCTACTGGGTTAACTTCGCAGATTTCAGCTTCTTCCGGCTCCAGCCCATCGATGTCTACTACGTCGGTGGCTTTGGCGTGATGGGTTGGGTCGAGGCGCGAGACTACGAACAAGCAGCACCGGACCCGCTAGCCGAGGCTGCACCTGGAATCCTAGCGCACATGAATGCTGACCATATCGATTCGATGATCCTGCTGGCGCGGGCGCATGTGCGGTTCGAAGCGACCGAAGCGACCATGACTTCAGTCGACCGCTTGGGCTTCTCTCTTCGATTGAAGACCAATGAAGGAATGAAGGGTACTCGAATCAACTTTCCCCATGAGGTAGTCACCCCGCAGCAGACTCGGACAGTGCTTGTGGAGATGGTCCGGCAGGCCAGGGTGGGAGGGTGA